From Vibrio aerogenes, a single genomic window includes:
- a CDS encoding MBL fold metallo-hydrolase: MMFNHRLLFPASRTALLLASLLTLNACAPTAATSASTQPKTPEALARQGLEAGKNYPGLSDICDLNKTLIFAGRHNKNKEKRTLTAAERQRRSAASVAEPTQVFDNLYFVGNKRVASWAIKTSEGLILIDAMNSNNQAEHIIVAGLKKLGLDPNDIKYLIITHAHGDHYGGQEYLVKHFHPRVVMSDRDWQMLEKSEGLIANPRWGKAPVRDIAVNDGDILTLGDTRIGLYVTPGHTMGTLSLIIPLKEGQDTHMAALWGGTGLNFGPDETRLRMYSDSARRFQSVAAKQSVDVFLSNHPRRDNALERIARLKARQPGAPHPFTDPDALQAFELLQDCSLAQAEQVHQRQAARKNSSE, from the coding sequence ATGATGTTCAACCATCGCTTGCTATTTCCGGCCAGCAGAACCGCACTTCTGCTGGCATCATTACTGACTTTAAACGCCTGTGCACCCACGGCAGCAACCTCTGCGTCCACGCAACCCAAAACACCGGAAGCACTTGCCAGACAAGGGCTGGAAGCCGGGAAAAACTATCCGGGACTCAGTGATATCTGCGACCTGAATAAAACGCTGATCTTCGCCGGTCGCCATAACAAAAACAAGGAAAAGCGTACGCTCACCGCAGCTGAGCGCCAGCGCCGTTCTGCTGCATCCGTCGCCGAACCGACACAGGTATTTGATAACCTTTACTTTGTCGGGAACAAACGGGTCGCCAGCTGGGCCATTAAAACCTCTGAAGGGCTGATTTTGATCGATGCCATGAACAGTAACAATCAGGCAGAACATATTATTGTCGCCGGACTGAAAAAGCTCGGCCTCGATCCGAATGATATCAAATATCTGATTATTACCCATGCGCACGGTGATCATTACGGCGGCCAGGAATATCTGGTCAAACACTTTCATCCGCGGGTCGTCATGAGTGACAGAGACTGGCAGATGCTGGAAAAATCCGAAGGCCTGATTGCCAACCCTCGCTGGGGAAAAGCGCCTGTCCGTGATATCGCGGTGAACGATGGCGACATACTGACACTGGGCGACACCCGCATCGGTTTATATGTCACACCGGGCCACACCATGGGCACGCTCTCTCTGATCATCCCGCTAAAAGAGGGTCAGGACACACACATGGCGGCTTTATGGGGCGGCACCGGCCTGAACTTCGGCCCGGATGAAACCCGTCTCCGGATGTATTCTGACTCAGCCCGGCGCTTTCAGTCTGTCGCCGCCAAACAGTCTGTGGATGTTTTTCTGTCCAACCATCCACGTCGTGATAATGCGCTGGAACGGATAGCCCGGCTGAAAGCGCGTCAGCCCGGTGCGCCTCACCCGTTTACTGACCCTGATGCCCTGCAGGCATTTGAGCTGCTGCAGGATTGCAGTCTGGCACAGGCAGAGCAGGTTCATCAACGGCAGGCTGCCCGGAAAAATTCATCCGAATGA